A genomic segment from Candidatus Viadribacter manganicus encodes:
- a CDS encoding acetyl-CoA C-acyltransferase — protein MSAYIYDAVRTPRGKARPDGGLAALKPQQLVNGLIEAIGERSGDEVKPDALIVGAVGQIGAQGGNIALVSKLDAGLPDETAAFAVNNYCVSGLTAIGQAAAMVAAGQATRVLAGGVEMMSRVPFMADNADYYSDASYDRRTRYIPVALAADRLAEDIGVTRDELDRAALVSQQRTAAAEGTALVASRIALTGLKREECARPATTLESLAAMAPAFAGLADQYRDALGGRAIDHRHTVGHAPPMSDGAGLALVGAEGAGAKPRARIVAWAEAGGNPAASLTAGFIAMERVLAKARLALRDLDRIEFMEAFGVTIVKFMRDHRPDPAKVNVGGGHMAKGHPMGATGAILLSSLLDALDASGGRFGLVVAAGALGVGSAMIVERLER, from the coding sequence ATGTCGGCTTACATTTATGATGCTGTGCGCACGCCGCGCGGCAAGGCGAGGCCGGATGGCGGCCTCGCTGCGCTGAAACCGCAACAGCTGGTCAACGGCTTGATCGAGGCAATTGGCGAGCGCAGTGGCGACGAGGTGAAACCGGATGCGCTGATCGTTGGCGCTGTTGGTCAGATCGGCGCGCAGGGCGGCAATATTGCTTTGGTGTCTAAGCTGGATGCAGGTTTGCCGGATGAAACGGCGGCGTTCGCCGTCAACAATTATTGCGTCTCTGGTCTGACTGCGATTGGCCAAGCGGCGGCGATGGTGGCTGCTGGGCAAGCGACACGCGTGCTTGCGGGCGGCGTCGAGATGATGTCGCGCGTGCCGTTCATGGCTGACAACGCCGATTACTATTCCGATGCCTCCTATGACCGGCGCACGCGATACATACCGGTCGCGCTCGCGGCGGATCGTCTGGCCGAGGATATTGGCGTTACGCGTGATGAGTTGGATCGGGCCGCGCTTGTATCGCAGCAACGAACCGCGGCCGCTGAGGGCACGGCGCTGGTTGCCTCGCGGATAGCGCTGACCGGGCTCAAACGCGAAGAGTGCGCGCGGCCGGCGACGACACTGGAGTCGCTGGCGGCGATGGCGCCCGCGTTTGCTGGTCTGGCTGATCAGTATCGTGATGCGCTGGGCGGTCGCGCGATCGATCACCGGCATACGGTGGGGCACGCGCCGCCGATGTCTGATGGCGCAGGGCTCGCACTTGTCGGCGCTGAAGGCGCGGGCGCCAAGCCGCGCGCGCGCATCGTGGCTTGGGCTGAAGCTGGAGGCAATCCGGCAGCATCGCTAACGGCGGGGTTTATCGCGATGGAGCGTGTCCTGGCGAAGGCGCGTCTCGCTTTGAGAGATCTCGACCGGATCGAATTCATGGAGGCGTTTGGCGTTACGATCGTGAAGTTCATGCGCGATCACAGGCCTGATCCAGCGAAGGTGAATGTCGGTGGCGGTCACATGGCCAAGGGCCACCCGATGGGCGCGACGGGCGCGATTTTGTTGTCCTCTTTGCTCGACGCGTTGGATGCGAGCGGCGGCAGGTTTGGTTTGGTTGTGGCGGCGGGCGCTTTGGGCGTGGGCAGTGCGATGATCGTCGAACGTTTGGAGCGCTGA